The region tattcaatgatAATCTGagaatcttattaaaaaacatcaacATATGTATATTCTGTTCATCTGTATAATCCATAATTTACTTTAGTTGGACCCGAATTTCAACGGAGCATATTCTCCGCAACACACCGCCTCCCCCAGCCAGAAGATACGGCCATACAATGGTGGCGTATGATCGACATCTCTACGTCTTCGGTGGAGCAGCTGATTCATCATTGTCTAACGATCTGCATTGTTTCGATCTTGATAGTCAAACGTGGTCTGTTATTATGCCCGCCAGCAAATCATGCCTGCCTTCAGAACGTCTATTCCATGCTGCAGCTGTCATaggtaaaaaaatgtgttttcttttttactttGTAACCTTTTGATGGTCTGTTTTAGGCGAAGCAATGTATATTTTCGGTGGAACCATTGATAATAATGTACGAAGTGGTGAAATGTATCGTTTCCAATTTTCCAACTATCCAAAATGTACACTCACTGATGACTTTGGAAGACTCCTAGAATCACGACAGTTCTGTGACGTACAATTCATCGTAGGTTCACAGCAAAAAGTTATTCCGGCTCACTTGGCGTTTGTTGCTGCCAGATCTGCTTACTTGCGGAATAAAATACGTTTGGCCAAAGATACCAGAGAtagaaaacttgaaaaacaGTTTGGTaagcaataataaatattaatattggttacattaaaaatgtttaattgctTTGGCGGATTTAGAATTATGTTcttggatatttttaaattaaattgaatattgtaaaaaatatgtaaagtaCATGTTTTTGGTCCATggtacatttttgtattaaacatgatacattattaaagcatttttatggattaatattgaaatgtattttttataggcACCACAGACGTTCAACACTCAGAGGTTCCAATGttggaaataaaattgcaGGACGCAAACCCGGATGCTTTCGAAATGGTTCTCAATTACATTTACATGGATTCTATTGATCCGACCAAAAGTGCTAAAGAAGGTGAAGATCCGTTTAGTAACCGTATAATACTGCAGATGATGGACGTGTACCGTCTGGCCGTTCAGTTTGACATGGTGCGTCTTGAACAACTGTGTATCCAATACCTCAACAACACGATTAACTTGAATAATGTATTGGACGCGCTTCATTATGCTGACAGCCTCCAGTTGGTTTTCATTAAAGAGTTTTGTCTTAGGTTCATTGTAAAAGAGGCTAATTACAATCAAATTGTTATGAGTCAGGAGTTTGAATCGTTAGACAGGCGGCTGATGGTAGAAATAATTAGACGGAAACAAAAACCTCAATCTAAAGTAAACAGCGATGTTGCCTTTGATAATGCCGGTAATTCACTTCAAGAAGACATGAAGAACTTCTTGAAATACAATGGAAAAGATCTAGTCGATATCGATTTAACAGTAGATGGGTTTCCAATTCAGGCTCATAAAACGGTTCTGGCGGCGCGTTGCGGTTATTTCGAGGCAATGTTTAGATCGTTTATGCCCGCTGATAATAAAGTAGCGGTGCAAATAGGTGAAATGGTtccatctaaagaatcattcAAATCTCTCTTGAGATACATCTATTATGGAGAAGTAAGAATGCCACCCGAAGATTCCTTGTACCTTTTTTCAGCTCCATTCTTCTACGGCTTTACGAATAACCGTTTGCAGGCGTTCTGCAAACAGAATCTAGAAATGAACGTGACATCCGAAAACGTAATACAAATTTTGGAAGCTGCAGATAAAATGCAAGCCAATGATATGAAAAAGTATGCTTTGGATATAATTGTGCACGACTTCACAAAGGTAGCCAAATTGCCGAGAATCAAATTGCTCAGCAAGGAACTGATTCTCGATATATTGATGGCTTTATCCAACAATATGAGCGACAGTGACTTACGACCAGACGTTAGTACAGTCAGTATAAATACGGATTCTTGATCGGTAGTGTCGTCTATGATTTCACATAGCGATTCTCATAATTACGGAGTGGTCATCTCTAAATTCACTGTACAGGAATTATATCATGCAATTTGTATCGTGATAAGGATAGCAGAACTATTTGGGGAACtagattaattttactttgagACAACACATTAAACTTGAAATTATGcacaatattgtttattagttgttaataattatgtatataaatctTTCTAATGTGCTGTTCTATGtcaatgtaattatatttactattttctatagaaattttatgaaaaataactatagtattgttattaatacttGGAGAAAAAGTCCAGTCAATATAGTTTAAATGCATGTTAGAAATATTCTATGATGTGATATATGActctaattttacattttacttcttattttttctatgtgacgtttcaaaaacttttactctttttattttgttctaaaagattttgaatattttcttgaTAAGTATCAATtagtaatgtaattaataatttttagactaAATAAGAATTATCTTATGCGATAAATATTAGTatacgaatattttaatttatgaaacaatgtatatttataacattgaaTCGAAAATATAATCGAAATATTAGCTGTCATTGAGAAAGACTTAATTtcatactttataaaaatttaaacaatttttttatattgcatgttctaatatatattatatataattggtATTTGATCTCTATGTAACACTCTACTTTGTTACgaaaattgtgattattatagactaaaattagtattaattattgtataagtTATACTGtgaatgaatattaacaaatgttaacgacaaaatgtgttttatttaatcctttttgtatatttataggGCTTgtgatcatataaatattttattaatgtatcttattaaataaataaaagtacatttttattttaaatatatattcattaaatacaataaaactatGCTAGTGATATTAACCTTACATCTAAGgtgtttgtataaaataattgtttaaaagtcaTAATAGAACATTCTACGAAAAAAACATTGATCAACTTGATctcaataaagaaaaatacatttaaattcaatgtaatattaaaataataaaaaaataacataaaaattatttacataaaatatagtgTTTGTAAGAAATTGGGAAAGAATTTCTATAATGTATAAAGTAgtgaattatttacaaatatttttgaacctATCTACGGAAAATTCGATAACTTAAAAGTAATCTAAATTTGGTATAAAACGGGTTCAtacaaaactgaaaaataattatcgagTATATCTTTTAAAGGTCACAGAAAAATCTATCAGGCGTGGATTGTAGTAATCAAGCCATTTCCtactacaatataatttttatatgttaaaattttcataaggTTCCATGTCGGAAGACTACACAACGGCTTaatgaaaatcaaattattcttATGTATTAAGTAGTAGTAAGTAGTAAATAGCTCGAGTTTTcaagcaaataaataaagacaTTCAATGAAATTACGTAAAGGTGCATAAAAGGTACATTGACAACATATTGTACCATATGTACAGTATTCTTACACAATAAAATGGAAAGTTATATGTTCTATTGGAAATATGAGATGTGTCGGTACGTCGACACGCAGCAATATACTGTATTAAtgagatataatttaatgttgtatGTATATTCAaagctttaaatatttggcaaaACAAATGTGTCCACGAAAATTAGACaccaatagaaaaatattgactaCACCATAATTACATAGtcgaaatttaaaactataagaaTTAAGataaagacaaaattaaactaaacatCATTAATATAGTATAAAGCTATCCAAGTGTCTAAAAGCAACTACCGACTCTTTAGAATGAAACGTCGCGACATCATTTCGTGATCGGCGCCGTTTTGCCGTTCTTCGCTTCCTTTTTGGTCGGCGTCGGCGATATACAAATGACATCATTGTCATTGTTCTCCGCATTTTCCTCCTTCACGTCATTAGTGTCGTCCGGCAGTGGACCGTTGTCCGTCTCCCATTCCTTGAGGATGGCGTCCAGGTTGTAGCGTTTGCGATGATTAAGGAAGAACGTGCGGATGTGGGCCTCCGTTTTGTTGCCCAAAACCTCGGCGATGCTCTTGAAATCCTTGCCGTATTTGCGTACACCCTGGACGGCGATCAACAGTTCCTCGTTCGTCCAGCGTGCGGTGATACGGGATGAGTTGTCAGCGATGTTTGGTGGACGGAGATCTTCTATAGAATCGGAGTGCTTGCGCTTTAAGGAActtatgttttgtttattggcTTGGATCTAGAACAAAAGAGAtagattttagattatt is a window of Aethina tumida isolate Nest 87 chromosome 7, icAetTumi1.1, whole genome shotgun sequence DNA encoding:
- the LOC109595020 gene encoding leucine-zipper-like transcriptional regulator 1, producing the protein MSGLTLGDVNALTLEIGPFEIVHRWRRMPECDEFVGARRSKHTVVAYKDAIYVFGGDNGKSMLNDLLRFDVKEKSWGRAFATGTPPAPRYHHSAVVHNTSMYVFGGYTGDIHSNSNLTNKNDLFEYKFNSGQWVEWKFMDQVPVARSAHGSAVFDNKLWIFAGYDGNARLNDMWTISLTGETRKWEQVSQKGECPPTCCNFPVAVARDCMFVFSGQSGAKITNSLFQFNFMNKTWTRISTEHILRNTPPPPARRYGHTMVAYDRHLYVFGGAADSSLSNDLHCFDLDSQTWSVIMPASKSCLPSERLFHAAAVIGEAMYIFGGTIDNNVRSGEMYRFQFSNYPKCTLTDDFGRLLESRQFCDVQFIVGSQQKVIPAHLAFVAARSAYLRNKIRLAKDTRDRKLEKQFGTTDVQHSEVPMLEIKLQDANPDAFEMVLNYIYMDSIDPTKSAKEGEDPFSNRIILQMMDVYRLAVQFDMVRLEQLCIQYLNNTINLNNVLDALHYADSLQLVFIKEFCLRFIVKEANYNQIVMSQEFESLDRRLMVEIIRRKQKPQSKVNSDVAFDNAGNSLQEDMKNFLKYNGKDLVDIDLTVDGFPIQAHKTVLAARCGYFEAMFRSFMPADNKVAVQIGEMVPSKESFKSLLRYIYYGEVRMPPEDSLYLFSAPFFYGFTNNRLQAFCKQNLEMNVTSENVIQILEAADKMQANDMKKYALDIIVHDFTKVAKLPRIKLLSKELILDILMALSNNMSDSDLRPDVSTVSINTDS